The following proteins are encoded in a genomic region of Gouania willdenowi chromosome 6, fGouWil2.1, whole genome shotgun sequence:
- the ndufa5 gene encoding NADH dehydrogenase [ubiquinone] 1 alpha subcomplex subunit 5: MAGLLKKTTGLVGLAVSQNPHERLRILYTKILASLQTMPQDAAYRKYTEQLVSERFHHVKTESDVNKLEQKINCGQIEEVIFQAECELTLSRKMTEWKPWEPLIEEPPPNQWKWPI; the protein is encoded by the exons ACTACTGGGCTGGTGGGCCTGGCTGTGTCTCAGAATCCACATGAG CGTCTGAGGATCCTCTACACTAAGATTCTGGCCTCGCTGCAAACCATGCCCCAGGACGCCGCCTACAGGAAGTACACGGAGCAGCTGGTCAGCGAGAGGTTCCACCACGTGAAGACG GAGTCAGACGTTAATAAACTGGAACAGAAAATCAACTGTGGGCAGATTGAAGAAGTCATTTTTCAG GCAGAGTGTGAGCTGACTCTTTCTAGGAAGATGACTGAGTGGAAGCCCTGGGAGCCACTGATAGAAGAACCTCCTCCAAACCAGTGGAAGTGGCCCATCTAA